The Musa acuminata AAA Group cultivar baxijiao chromosome BXJ2-2, Cavendish_Baxijiao_AAA, whole genome shotgun sequence genome contains the following window.
ATTAAGTCATGATTGAAGGTCCATGTTCTTTACTAAAATGACCATATTCTTTGACCAGGTGATACATTATGAATTGCCAAACACATCTGAATTATTTGTTCATAGATCTGGCCGAACAGGACGAGCTGGCAAAAAAGGCAGTGCAATTCTCATACACTCATATGAGCAAAATCGTGTTGTTAGAGGCATTGAACAAGACATAGGAAGCAGTTTTATTGAGgtaattttgtttttcttatatgACCGAACCAGTTGAGAAATTGGACTTTTGGCATATCTCACTTTCATCAGAAGATTGAATTGGATGCTTTGCATTTTTGTGGTGAAGGCTGGGATATATTGTTAAGTTAGTTTACTTTTCGCATTTGTCTAAAGCTTTTGCATGCCCTAGTGGGTATAATATTTGTTGGAAGCTACAGGAACTTGACTTCATGGTTGATGTCATTCTTGAAATGTATGTAATTAATTTTAAGAAAAAAGTTCTCACAAACAGATCTAATATCCCTTCAAGCATGATTGAAGTAGCTCATATATTCTATCTATCCATAAGATCATTAGAATTGACCATTATGGCATAGACCCTTTTCCCTCTATGTGAAGTATTATAGTCAAACCTTGACGTGCAATTGACCCTGATTAATGATGCTTTGGTCTTTTCATTAGTATTTGCAAGTTAAGCTGACTTAAATTGAGAAGTGCAACATGAACTAATGGTTGCCACCGCTGAGTAAAATATGGGTTATCTTGGATTTATCGGGAATATGGGATATCTGATACTTTGGAGAGATAATGTTTCAAAATCCATCACTGTTAaggaaaaaaaggaggagatagTCCATTACAATTGGCTTCTGCTAAAGCAATGATATGAAATTCATGaaacacaaataaaaaagaaaaaaaagaactttcaaaaagtAACTTAATGGTAAAAAAATACAGAACTTTAAAAAATTTAACAGATCAAGAACGAAATTAATATTGAAATTACCACTAATCTTTGTTTTCATAGATTCATCTAAGATTTTACACAGGACATTCATAAAGAATTTTGAAAAAAGGAAATAAAGAACTTAAAAATTATTTCACTGACATTATTATTGACATtttgatttttatctttttttgtccAGAATTACTTGATATTTACCATCTCTAGTAAGTTGAGAACTTCCATTTTGTACTAGTGATATCGATAGTTTTCATACTGATATTCAATTTCAAATTTGATTCAAACTATTTTAGAAATTTATAATCCAAATCTATCATCTTTATTCAATCATCCAATGTACAAATTTTAAAGCTTATTGTTTTGTACTAATCACCTCTATCTGACTGATATGTTCTTTGTTCGAATTTTCAGCTACCTAAGATTAAAGTTGAGGGTAGTGGAGAAGACATGATTGGTAGCATGCGTGGTGGTCGTTTTGATTCATATGGAAGTGGCCGAATGGGTGGTTCAGGTTTTGGGCGTGGTGGAAACTATGGCCGTTCTCAAGGTTTTGGGGGTTCTGGCGGCCGCACAGGTGGCTTTGGAGAATCTGGGTCAGGCCGTTTTGGTTCCTTCGATGGTTCAGCTTCAGGCACACCAAGTGGTGGCTCCAATTTTGGTCGCTCCGATTATGGGGATTTCGGTTCAGGACGTTCTGGTGGTTTTGGTGATTCGGGCACAGGACGTTTTGGCAAGTTTGGTGGCTCAGGATCTGGACGCTTCGGTAGTTTTGGCAACTCTGATTCCGGTCGTTCTAGCAGCTTCGATGATTCAAGCCGAAGCCGCTCTAGTGGTTATGGTGGGTCTAGTCGAAGCAGCAGGTCCGGCAGGTTTGGTGGACGTTCAAGCAAGGATGATGGCGATGATGATTGGCCATGAAGATCCTTCATGAGTTCATCTTTAGGTTGGTCGTCTACTACTTTTACCGTCTACAAGAATGCATTCGTACACTAAAGGAGTTGTTGCACTCTGGCGTCTGCCGTCCAAATTAATCTTGATCTTTCCTAAGCCAGGATTTATATAGTTCAATGTTTGATTGAATCCTTTTACACTCGAAGCTGATGGATGGAGGCTCCAGAAATATTCTGCAATAGGTTACCAGAGGCATTATATTCTAAGCTCCAGGTTAGTTAACTAGTGCTGCAAAATAATTCATATGTTTGTTGTTTTCAACCGGTGGATGACGATGAACCTGTAACCTGTACTGTGACTGCACTGCACTGTGTTTTATTTGTAGTATACTCTTCGTTGCCTATATAGAATCGTCGTCATGTTCCCGTTCTCATATACTCTACGTTGCCTATATAAACTGCAATTTTAACATAATGGTTGAGAGTTTCTTGTTTCGTCGTTTTATTTCTTGGTAACAAGATACTTCGTTGATAGTTGTTTGTTTCGTCGTTTTATTTCTTGGTAACAAGATACTTCGTTGATAGTTGTTTGCACTAAATCCTCGAGGGTGGGATCGGATCTCCAAACTGATGATGACGGACGAGCTCGTGGAGGCATGCGGGAATCTGTAAGGATTCGAGGAGTCGATAGTGGCATGTGAGAAGAATGGAATGAACAGGAGAAGAATGGAATGAACAGGAGAAGAATGGAATGGTATGTCAAGTAATTGGGATTCACCAACGAGAGACGATAGTGGCATGTGAGCCCCTATGGGACATCGTCGTCGTGCTTCCGACCACTTGGAGATGCGTAAGACTAAGACCGTTATGGATGGGGGGGAATTGGTCGGATCACATCACAGCCACGTGGCACTTTGAGATGCCGCGCCATGTTACGTTTTCACACTACGACATGTGTGCTCTCCGTGAATCTCAATTCAGACATCTCTAACAAATTAGGCAGTTCTTTCGTGCCGATCTTATGAACTTGAATTTCATGACACTGACGACAGTGTGAGCTTTTGTTGCTATCCCAACACAATAAAAAAATTGCAGAATCTCTAATCGTCACAGAATTGAAGATTGACCAATTCGCAAAGACTGCATTTCTCGATTCCAACACGTATAAAAACAAAATTGGAATAATCCTGCATGACGGAATAATGGTCACAACCTACTCAGCATCATGATGTGATCCTGCTTGAATGCTGTTTGATTCTCTTTTCCGCATCTGAGGTTGTCGAGTCGGCACCGAGTGCTGGATGACAGAAAAAACCTCTGTAGACAGCAAGACCGGTGCTTTTGTATTCATTTCTTCATCCTATGTTTGCGCCTCTTCAGCAGCTGACAATTGGCCAAAGGCCAAGAAGCTCATATGTCTGGACCCATCCATCATCATCGATCGAACAGCCTACGATGATGCATCAATGTACTACATGAAAATGACTCCGTGTAGTATGCGACAGATTAACAGATTCTGATAGATTAACCTATGTATGACATGAGAAGCACTAATGTCAAAGTCACAAAGAACAAGTGATAGACTTGGTCATGAGCGCTCATGCATGTTTCTAAAGCATTAAACTGTTTTTATTATAAAGCATCTCATGATGTTCCTATCTTGGCCAAAATATCATCCTAGAGAGGGGGCACAAAAGGCGTTGTGACACAAGTGCATCTCATTTTTGACATGGCATTGCAATGATACATTTCACGCAAGGGGCAGTTCTATATGAATGATCTTCAAGACAAAcccagagtgtaacaaaagagagCGGAAAAATGAGTAGAGAAATTGCAAGTCATGCAACAAAGACAACATGGAAAGTTGAGATTCATGATGACAACCAAATTCTTATGTTATATATATCAGGATAATATTCCAACAAAGGAAGAAGCACGCacaccttttctacttcattgcaGATGACAGGGTTTTCCCTCAGATATTGTAATGCCTTTTCTCTGCCTTGTCCGAGCCTGCTGATAACAGTTGTCAGACAAACATAGTATATAGAGACAAAACAGCCTGATAAAGTTTCAATGAGCTTTGTTACTATAATACATCAAATTGATCGTCTGTTTTCAACAGCCTATACAGTTACACGATGTTTAATGTTCTATTTCACCACAATGAACCTCTAAGAAGATTTCATCCTAAAGCTACATACTACTGGGCCCTCGGCTCCCGAATGAGGTCTTGATTTAAATCAAAGCATATGAAAATTTGATTTCCTTATAGGACGGtgcaattatttgatcaaatttataacGACCTGAAATCTTGCAGCAGCACCAACAACAGTTTATTCAAGTGTAAAAGTTCATGAAGATATAAAACTGAAACACACAAGTTCCGTATCACACTTGCAGGGATCAGACAGCTGTTTGGTTCTTGGATTGGCTGCCACCGGGGTCAAGCACAGAAAGATGATACACCATCTTAATGGTCCTTTAAATGGTACAGAAGATGAGACAGGTATTCAACAATGCAAATTGTTACCTTGCTGCTGCTCGAAAGACCCATCATTTTGAGAAAATATGTGTGAAAAACAGAGTGTACGATGCTAAATGCAATAAATCATGCAGAATTTGTGGAGTGCCAGATTTGATTTAATGAACCCATGCTCATGTATATACGGGTGGCTGACCTGTTTTCTCCATGGCTATACCATGATCCTCTCTTGACAACAACATCCATCAACTCAGCACAATCCAAAAGACAACCCTGCATTTCAGATTAGTCAGCCCAGAGGTAAAGCACTAATCTTGTAATTTGTAAATAAGCAAACAATGGGAACATTATGATCCAACCAGCCCACTAACTCCTTCCCCAAATATGATCTCAAACTCAGCTTGTTTGTAGGGCCTGGACACCTGAAGAGAGGACAATCAGACAAATGCCAGTGTGCAACTTGATAAAAGCAAGCATGAGCTTATCTGAATACATAATATGTAGTTTAACTTGTATGAATATATTgatttcatacatagatgtagttTTACCTAGTTTGACAAATTTGGCATCAGGTTGAGAAACACAAATTTGGTTTGATATATAGATTTGTTTTATATAAATAAACAACCATGTTTTACATACTTTGCTTTTCTGCACTCTTACACGCACCCGAATTCCAACATCTTCATCTCCTTTAGCCTGAACAAAACAatgattaaatattaatcaatcaTATGTGCTTGCACTAGAAATTGAGCACAAAGTAAGTTATACACTCACAGATTTGATCTTGCCAATAGAGCGTATCTCAAGCCGAAGTGACGCAAAAAATTTTAAAGCAATCCCTCCACTGGTTACTTCAGGATTCCCGTAAAACACCCCAATCTTACGACATCAAAATGTACCGAGAGCTTACAAAATTAGAAGAGAAGGAAGCAGAAAAGAAGGAAATCCTATAACAAACCTTGTATCGTATCTGATTCAGGAAAATGAGAGTACAACCAGCTTTTGAGGCATTTCCTGACATCTTACGCAATGCTTGACTCATTAGACGGGCTTGTAGACCAATTTGTTGCATTCCAATCTCACCCTAAAGCAAGAATTTTAGTCCTTTTGTGAAGTTGGATTATCACTAGAAATACTAAACAAGCATGTATAAAGAACGTACCTCAATTTCAGCCCTTGGAGTAAGAGCAGAAACTGAATCAATACAGATGAGATCTATTGCTCCAGATCTGCACATACGATCCGCAACTGAGATAACAAAAGATATTAGTCAAAATGACATTAATTACATAAACTTTGCTAGTTTATCTGCATACCAATCACACTAAACATGATTTCTATCCTTTTGATCATTATATTCTTAGTATACAACAAAAGGAAACTATTAGTACCAACTAGACTCCATGAGTAAGTTGCAGACTTGATGCGGAAGCACATAAAGAAGTGATTTCTTGACAAGCAGTTACTATATCCATCTGCATAACATCTACCAAAATCCCTATAAGAAAATGCCACCTTAACTCATATGATCTCAAGTCCAAAGCACCACCTTTTTCTAGAGAATGACACCGTTTACATGTCGAAAGATAGTCATTGATTTGCAAATGAATAAAAATTTCAATTCATGATTCAGAAGAAAGGGAGAATGATCAACAATGATCTCAACACTATTCAGCTTTGTTCAATTAAGCAAGCCCAAGAAACAGCAACCCTCTCACCTCAATCCAAGTCCCAATAAGACTCAAATTAGGGCAGCCCTCATCCAAATAGGGGCAGCCACCAAGCAAGGGAGGTGCACGCCCGACAAGGAAAGTCCTTAAACCATAAAAACTTAGGGCACCCTTCTCCCTATAAAACAAGGGATGTGTCACCACCTAAAGGGAATCGAATCAAGAAAGCCTTTAGCAAAGAGCTAGCCGACCCTAGTTTTGCAGCCTCAGGGCAGCAAAGAGCAatgaggagaagagagggaagaattaTGCACCGCCGCAGCCAACTTCTTCTGACCTCAACCTTTCTTTCTCATGTTCCAGCAGCCCAGAGCTACGTCTAGCGACTGCAAGAAGTCCTCAATGTCTACCACCAGATGTCCAAAACCCCAAGAAGAGGTTCcagcaacaaagagagaaggaGGAGACCGAAGACCGATAATGACCGCAACCTACTGAGAGCACCGATGTGCTGTCCAAAAACAACCTACGTTTTCATGCACCCATAAGCTTTCTTTCACGCTTCTATTTTCATTGTTTCAAGTctcgtagttaggactttaactTTACAAACAAACGAgattgttttctcttggttttacaCTTAGTTTTTCTGCGATAATTCTTACCTCTGTCAAAACTTCCTGAAAGGTGGTTTCGAGTCAATGGATCATCAAACCCGAACCCCATACAAATTAGAGAATGCAAGCATTAGAGGGCTTCAACAGAAATAAATGAAGTTGGTaatgattcttatcatgattaAAGGGACCATGACTGGATCATGCAAGGTTAGAACTGTTTGTTCACCTAAACTGGCCAAAACTAGCCCCATTGTTAATGCAGTATGAAACCCTTGGTAGAGACAAATGGCAGAGATGAATATATAAAGCTGAAACCCAATATTGGCAAGATTTAAAGCTTTAACGTCCTAagaaaattattgtcaatttaccTCCTTCACTACGGCTATTTATGTAGTGCATCTAACAACATCCTTAGTACTCGATGATCGAGTGTTTCTAATGAATTCATGAGAACTAATAATTCAAGagaaccaaataataataatgagaaaAAGTAAATATGTTTAATATTTTGTCTGCAAAACTTGAATTGTGTAAGAACATATGACAACCTTAATTATAAAGAAAAAGCATCATTTTAAACAGTCATCAACAACATCTGAATTAGAATATTAGAGAGAAaatactcaaaaatttaaaaatatatatatctgaaTTGATAGCAGAGAGTTACTTTCTAGTGCCATCTCTCCATTGTCAGGTTGGCAGACAATCAAGTTTTCTATGTCTACTCCTAAAGCACTAGAATATGCTGGATCAAATGCATGTTCTGCATCAACAAGCATGGCATTGCCTCCTAGTTTCTGCATTTTCATAGAAAAATGTATTTAGTTGATTATGTTATATGATTACCACaaagaaatattttacacttgaaGAGTCCAACCTTGTCCTGCAAACAAATTCATATTTTTCTAAGAATAGATTACTAGCcctaaactctttttttttttaaagaaatggTCCTATTTGAAGATCACATACCTGTATTTCTGCAATTGCATGTAGAGCTAGGGTAGTCTTTCCACTGCTTTCTGGACCATATATCTGTTAAGTTAAAAAAGAAAGTTACAACTTAAATTTGTGCTGTTTAATTTGTAATTCATGGCTACGATTCCTTTTACTCCACATACGATGATTATCTTATTGATTTTCTACAACAAAACTTTTAAAGATGTATCAAGTCCAAGATCTAAACAATGTTCTCTGTTTTCATTACATAGGACTGAAGAATATAGATTTTCCAATTTCCCTTCAGCATCAAAATTTAAAACACACTATTACAAGCCGAACATGTAGGCTACATGTGCTAGGCATTATACAAGGGCTTTCTATACCATTGATCCTGGAAAAAAGCAACATCATGGCAGAATGTGATGCCTGCACCAGGCCTCATATTTATCTCTAGTTACGAGAAGTTGAAACTAAGTTTTCATGCTTTAGCACATTAATGAGTAATGCATATTTTCCTAAATAACCAGGATGCCATTGGTCATCGGTTTAATTAACACTATGATACTCTGTAAAAAAAAATACATGGATTTTTACTGACTACATGTTGGAGCATTCGCTCTTAAGGACATCGTCCTAACAAGAAAAGCCCAACATAGTCGAGAACAAATACCAGTCCCATACTGATTCTAATAACCAATTGAAGCGGTATGTTTCCTAGAAACCAAGTGTTGAACCAATATGTACCATTAGTATGGAATAATAGAAATAAAAATGTCATATACCAAGAGGTTTCAAGCTATATGGTCCATTGGCAGTACCTGGTTGGGACGGTGCCTACTGAAAAATTTGCAGTACATCAAGCATTAACAACTAATATGGTCATTACTGGTAGTTGGTCATGCTAGTAAATATCGGCCATTACATACCAGCCTAACCAGTAATGTGAAACATATGTGGGAAAAAACGTGTAGAATGCAGTAAACAATTATGAGAAAGCTTGGAACATTCATGTAGATTCACTGACAATTGAAACAGATATTAGACAAGAAGATGGAAGAGAATTATGAAAGCATAGTGTGAGAATCATAAAATACATTTGATTAAAAACCTAGTTTAACTACCATTTAGTATATCTACTGAACTTCCTCTGCTATATATTCAAGCATTACCTCAGTTTCAGATGATATAGGTACAAAGTTAATGTAAAGAGTGGTCATTATTTGCATCCTGATACTAGCGGAAATCCTAAATTTCAAATAGACTGTGCGGTTATTTTCTTGTCAGTCATATATTCAAGAAATCATCTAAATTGCTAATGTTTTAAACTTTTAATAATAGACCAATTCTATGTGTTTCTTATGTACCTGCTTAATGAAGTTCAAACTGGCAAGTAAGAAGGATCTATAATGGTTATTTTCTTGTCAGTCATATATTCAAGAAATCATCTAAATTGGTAATGTTTTAATAATAGACTGATTCTATGTGTTTCTTATGTACCTGCTTAATGAAGTTCAAACTGGCAAGTAAGAAGGATCTATAACGGTTATTTTCTTGTCAGTCATATATTCAAGAAATCATCTAAATTGGTAATGTTTTAATAATAGACTGATTCTATGTGTTTCTTATGCACCTGCTTAATGAAGTTCAAACTGGCAGGTAAGAAGGATTTATAAAAGATAAGTAGCAGGAACAACTCGACAAAACGGGCAAAAGTTTCTGGTTCTTTTCAATAATATGGATGTTATCAGAAACGAAACTGCTGATATTTCTTAGAACTTCAGCAAATTAAGTAATTTAGGGAAAGTATATTGAGTAAAACATTTATCTGGAACCTAGATAACATACTGGTTTATTAtcttctagtttttttttttaatatttccccAAGTTGATGAGAAATAGTTGTACAGGACAACAATTATAATTAATACAAAGAATTAGATGACCTAATGATCAACAACCATAACAAAAAAGCAATGATGTTTACCTCTACAACTCTTCCTTTCGGAAGGCCACCACCTAAAGCAAAATCCAAAGTCAAACAACCACTTGGAAAGGTCTCGCTGCATTGAAGGCCAATTTCGTTACTTCAACCAACAAACATACAACACGCATAGGTATCGAACCTTTTAACTAAAAAGGGCAAGGAAAATGAAGAACATACACTAGAGCACCACCAGCACTGCCTAATCTTGTCACACTTCCCCTGCCAAACGaactgtttatatcattcattgctGCTTCCAATGCCTTTAGCTGAACACACATAAATACAGCAGCTTATAATTAGAAATAAGTTCATTGTCAAGTCAAGTTGGCCGTAGAGATAACGATTCACCATAGCTTAAGAAAAATATACAAGAGCATTGGGTTTCCAAATCTacttaaaaaagataaataaggGGAAGTGCAACTTTGCCTGTTTCATAGAGTCACTACGTCAATAAGGACACATGAGAAATCGGCTATTGTTGCGGAAAAAAGTTGTATATAAATAGGCCGTCTGCACTCTTAATGTAACACTGACATGATGATATGTAGTCTACGATGAGCACATACTCCCAGTTCATCTTTCGTTTCGAAGCCCTAATATTTTGGTAAGGTAATAGCTAAAGAAGAATCCAAAGAGAAGGCAGTAATGGATTTATCGCTCTTAACAAAGTATTGGTACCCGAAATTTGGAACTTACCCGGTCCACCGCGCGAGGGTCAGCGTCACCGGGGAGAGCGCCGTTGCCCTTCAGCTCGAACTCGCAGCGGAGCTTCGTTGGTCGCCTGGTAATAATGGGCAGAGAGCAGGAAAGAGGAGCAGGGACTCGCAGGGAAGAAGGGGAGAGAAGGAGAGGGTTCGCGCGGGGAGGATGGGCCTTCAAGGAACCCATGACTGAGAGGACGAGGAAGAGGATTGAAACTTGGAACCTCACGAAACTCTAGGCACAAGGAGCAGTATGGTCTGAGAAAGTGAAGGCTTTTCTTCTTGATTTGTAGGTATTCGAAGATGCGTCCATGAGAAGGTAAAACCCTCATAGAACTGAGAACAACGGGAGCAAACAACAGCGAAAAAGAATTGCCAAAAAATTGGGGTGAGAGAGGCTCGAACTCTCGACCTCAGGATTACTCAAGCTATGAGACCTACGCGCTAACCAACTGCGCCACCACCCCGATGTTGTCATGGAGCTGAGAACAATGAAAGTAAACAAGAGCTCGCGAAAAAGAATAGCCAAAAATTTGGGGTGAGAGAGGCTCGAACTCTCGACCTCAGGATTACTCTAGCTATGAGACCTACGCGCTAACCAACTACGCCACCACCCCGATGTGAATCGAGTTgaagagtttgaatattatcaaatttAATACAATTCACATAACATAAAGAAAAACGATAAATAACAGATATTTTAGGTGAACCGCTGAAATATGTTCCTAACAACAAATCTATGAAAATCTTAAATCACTTGTTTTGTCTCGTGGTGGGCTTCAAGTCGTACTTCATGCCTTAAATTCTTGGGAGAAGTCGAGCCTTTCTACG
Protein-coding sequences here:
- the LOC103975661 gene encoding DNA repair protein recA homolog 1, chloroplastic isoform X3, which codes for MGSLKAHPPRANPLLLSPSSLRVPAPLSCSLPIITRRPTKLRCEFELKGNGALPGDADPRAVDRLKALEAAMNDINSSFGRGSVTRLGSAGGALVETFPSGCLTLDFALGGGLPKGRVVEIYGPESSGKTTLALHAIAEIQKLGGNAMLVDAEHAFDPAYSSALGVDIENLIVCQPDNGEMALEIADRMCRSGAIDLICIDSVSALTPRAEIEGEIGMQQIGLQARLMSQALRKMSGNASKAGCTLIFLNQIRYKIGVFYGNPEVTSGGIALKFFASLRLEIRSIGKIKSAKGDEDVGIRVRVRVQKSKVSRPYKQAEFEIIFGEGGCLLDCAELMDVVVKRGSWYSHGENRLGQGREKALQYLRENPVICNEVEKAVRSMMMDGSRHMSFLAFGQLSAAEEAQT
- the LOC103975661 gene encoding DNA repair protein recA homolog 1, chloroplastic isoform X2; amino-acid sequence: MGSLKAHPPRANPLLLSPSSLRVPAPLSCSLPIITRRPTKLRCEFELKGNGALPGDADPRAVDRLKALEAAMNDINSSFGRGSVTRLGSAGGALVETFPSGCLTLDFALGGGLPKGRVVEIYGPESSGKTTLALHAIAEIQKLGGNAMLVDAEHAFDPAYSSALGVDIENLIVCQPDNGEMALEIADRMCRSGAIDLICIDSVSALTPRAEIEGEIGMQQIGLQARLMSQALRKMSGNASKAGCTLIFLNQIRYKIGVFYGNPEVTSGGIALKFFASLRLEIRSIGKIKSAKGDEDVGIRVRVRVQKSKVSRPYKQAEFEIIFGEGGCLLDCAELMDVVVKRGSWYSHGENSRLGQGREKALQYLRENPVICNEVEKAVRSMMMDGSRHMSFLAFGQLSAAEEAQT
- the LOC103975661 gene encoding DNA repair protein recA homolog 1, chloroplastic isoform X1, translated to MGSLKAHPPRANPLLLSPSSLRVPAPLSCSLPIITRRPTKLRCEFELKGNGALPGDADPRAVDRLKALEAAMNDINSSFGRGSVTRLGSAGGALVETFPSGCLTLDFALGGGLPKGRVVEIYGPESSGKTTLALHAIAEIQKLGGNAMLVDAEHAFDPAYSSALGVDIENLIVCQPDNGEMALEIADRMCRSGAIDLICIDSVSALTPRAEIEGEIGMQQIGLQARLMSQALRKMSGNASKAGCTLIFLNQIRYKIGVFYGNPEVTSGGIALKFFASLRLEIRSIGKIKSAKGDEDVGIRVRVRVQKSKVSRPYKQAEFEIIFGEGVSGLGCLLDCAELMDVVVKRGSWYSHGENSRLGQGREKALQYLRENPVICNEVEKAVRSMMMDGSRHMSFLAFGQLSAAEEAQT